A DNA window from Citrobacter tructae contains the following coding sequences:
- the ispA gene encoding (2E,6E)-farnesyl diphosphate synthase encodes MDFTQQLQACVEQANQALSRFITPLPFQNTPVVETMQYGALLGGKRLRPFLVYATGQMFGVSLSTLDAPAAAVECIHAYSLMHDDLPAMDDDDLRRGLPTCHVKFGEANAILAGDALQTLAFSIISDAPMPEVSDRDRIAMISELAQASGIAGMCGGQALDLAAEGHQVELEALERIHRHKTGALIRAAVRLGALSAGDKGRECLAILDKYAESIGLAFQVQDDILDVVGDTATLGKRQGADQQLGKSTYPALLGLEQARNKARDLIEDARQSLSLLAAQSLDTSALEALADYIIQRDK; translated from the coding sequence ATGGATTTTACGCAGCAGCTGCAGGCTTGCGTTGAGCAGGCCAACCAGGCACTGAGCCGTTTTATCACGCCATTGCCCTTTCAGAACACTCCCGTGGTCGAGACCATGCAGTATGGCGCATTATTAGGCGGTAAACGTCTGCGCCCGTTCCTGGTTTACGCAACAGGCCAGATGTTTGGCGTCAGCCTGAGCACGCTCGACGCTCCCGCCGCTGCGGTTGAGTGCATCCATGCCTATTCGCTGATGCACGATGATTTACCCGCGATGGACGATGATGACCTGCGACGCGGTCTGCCGACCTGCCACGTTAAGTTTGGCGAGGCAAACGCGATCCTGGCCGGCGATGCGCTGCAAACGCTGGCGTTTTCCATTATCAGCGACGCCCCGATGCCCGAAGTTTCTGACCGAGACCGCATCGCGATGATCTCTGAACTGGCCCAGGCCAGCGGTATTGCCGGTATGTGCGGCGGCCAGGCGCTGGATCTGGCAGCTGAAGGTCATCAGGTAGAGCTGGAGGCGCTGGAACGTATTCATCGTCATAAAACCGGGGCATTGATTCGTGCTGCCGTTCGTCTGGGTGCGTTAAGCGCGGGTGATAAAGGGCGAGAATGCCTGGCAATACTCGATAAATACGCAGAAAGCATCGGTCTGGCGTTCCAGGTTCAGGATGACATCCTGGATGTGGTAGGCGATACTGCAACATTGGGTAAACGTCAGGGTGCTGACCAGCAGCTTGGCAAAAGTACCTATCCTGCACTTCTGGGTCTTGAGCAAGCCCGGAATAAAGCCCGGGATTTAATCGAAGATGCCCGCCAGTCGCTAAGTCTGCTGGCCGCACAGTCACTCGATACCTCGGCACTGGAAGCGCTAGCGGACTACATAATCCAGCGTGATAAATAA